CGCATCGCGCATCTCCCCCTCGATCACCCACCGCGCGAGGTCGGTGAGGCCGAACAGGAGAATACCGAGCCCCGCGAACAGGACGACGACCGTGAAGACCTCGCCGGCGCGGGAGAGCGGGAAGACCTCGCCGTACCCGACGGTCGTCAGCGTGATCGCGGTCATGTAGAACGCGTCCCAGGGGGAGGCGCCCTCGATCAGGACGTAGCCGAGGGTCCCGACCGCGAGGACGCCCGCCAGAAGTCCCAGGGCGATCGCGAGGCGCTTGCGCACGCCCGCACTCTAGCAGCGTCCTACGGCCCCTCGTGATGACAGCTGTTCACCGCCTTCACCTGGAAGAAGGTCAGCGCCGGGGTCGTGTTGACGCCGTCCTGGAGCGTGAACGTCGTCGCGGTCGCCGGGTTCGCCAGGAGCGTCACGTCGCTCGCGAACGTCGGGCCCGTGGACTGCAGCACGTGGTACCCGGCCCCCGCGACCGCGCTCCACGAGAAGACGAGATCGAGCTGGCTCCCGTCGTCGACCTTCTGGACCTGGAGCGCGGGCGCCGCAGCCGGCACCGGGTCGGCGCACCCCTGGACGTCGCAGCCGTAGGCGCCCCGGGCCGTCACGTGCAGCGTGCGCGGGCGGATGTAGCCGTCGGTCGTGATGCCGCTCCCGTCGAGGTCTTCGACCGAAAGCGTCCACGTCCCCAGGGTCGATTGCCCGACGAAGTCGGCCATGCTTCCGGGCCCGGACGGGGCCGTGTCGCGATCGTAGCGGGTCACGATGCCGTTGCCGACGGCCGGCCCGCGATCGTGCAGGCGGACCGTGGTGCCCTGCGGCGAGGTCAGCGAGACGACGAGCTGCGTGGGGTCCTGGTGGAAGATGTCCACCGAGAGGTCGAGCTCGGCGATCGGGCGGTCGTCGGCGATCACGAACTGCGCCACGGCGGGGGTGGTCGTCAGCGGCGGAACGATGACGATGTCCTCCTGGGTGTAGTCGCGGTTCGGGTTCCCCATCGGGATCGCGATCCGGCTGCCGAACGACGGCGAGTTCGACGCCGCCCCGGCGAGATCGACGGTGAGCGTCTGGCCGCACTGCGCCTCGGGGAGGATGACGAGGCGCGCCTGCGGGGCGACGCTCTCCGCCGTCGCCGACGCGGCGATCGTCGGCCACGTCGCCGTCGGGTTCAGGACGCGCACGTGCGCGGGAGCGACGACGGAGACGCTCGCGACGGGGGAGAGGGCGGCCTCGGCCCCTTCGTTGAGCAGGGTGGCGGCCAGTTCGATCGTCTCACCCGGCTCGGGGGTCGTGTTTCCGCCGTCGATCACGCGATGGGCCGTTTGCCGGAGTCGGCCGCCGGCGGGGGCGCCCACGCAGTTCGAGACCGGGCTGAAGCAGGCCCCGTTGGAGCCGAAGGCCTGGACGCGGTAGTGGCGCACGGCGGAGGAGTCGGCGCTGTCGTCGAGGTAGCTCGTCTGCGCCGAGGTCCGCGTCGCGATCGGGACCTGCTGCCGACCGCAGCCGAGCTCGCCGCGAAAGACCCGGTAGGACGCGGCGCCCGAAACCGGCCCCCAGGCCAGCTCGACGCCGGCGGGGGACACGGTCTTCGTCACGACCGGGGCGGCGAGGGCGGGACAGCTGGTGTGGTTCTGGTTCCTGGTGTCCGAGGCGAGCCCGCAGGCGATCTCGTGCCGCTTGAACGCGGCGAAGAGCGCCGCGGCGTGCGGCGTCCCGTTCGCGAGGTTGCCGTCGTCGTCGTCGGCCACGCGCATGCGCTGGTACCAGCTCGTGGCCAGGCACGAATCGGACGCGGATGCCGAGCAGGTGTAGGCGTTGCCCCCCGACCCGGGCCGGGTGGCGTACCAGAGCCGGTCCACCAGCTGCCACGCGCTGGCCTGGTCCAATCCGGCCGCCGGGAGATCGCGGGTCGCGAGGTCGTAGATCGCCTCGGACGACACGTACGACTCGCAGTGGGGCTCGCGCTTGCACGGGCCGCTGAAGCTCGAGAAGTCCTGGGAGCAGCGGGCGAAGGCGAAGTTGGCCGGAGTCGCCGGGGTGCGGGACTGGCGCTGGTTCCAGTCGAACTCGCGGAAGCCGGTGCAGGTCAGGCAGGCGTCGCCGTAGCCGCTGCACGTGCTGCCGTCGTTGTACGTCCCGTGCCCCTGGCACGAGGCGCGCGTGGCGAGGATGTTGACGATGTCCGAGTAGGCCTCCGAGGGTTTGTCCACCCCGCCGCCGTCGTTCTGGTCGTAGCCGTGGCCCCACTCGTGCACGAGGATCCCGGCGTTCTCGCCCGTGTTGTTGCAGTTGCTGCCGGCGCGGAACATGTTCACGACCGTGCCGGTCCAGTTGGCGTTGCACGACTGGGTGACGTTCACGTTGACGGTGAGCGTGCCGTTGAGCCAGACGTTCGCCGGATCGTAGAAGCGCGCGATCTGGGCGACGCGGTTCATGTGGTAAAAGGCGGTGCGCGTGGCCGCGGTGTTCCCCGGCGACGCGCCCGGCGCGACGGCGCAGTTCTCCCCGGCCTTCGTGCCGAGCGTGAGGCCGCCGCCGCACGTCGCCGTCTGGGTCAACGCGCCGCAGGCGTCGACGATGCGGATGTAACGACCCACGAGGTTCGTCTCGGTCGCCCCGGCCGGTTCGACGCAGACGAGGTTGCCGTACGCGTCGCCGAACTGCTCGGCCTGCCCGGCCTCCGTCGCGTCGGCGTAGGGCATCGGCATCTCCGCCGCTTCGCAACCGCCGTTCGTGCAGTCGCCGTCGGGGCTCAACGGAAAGACGCCGCCGCGCACGGAGCCGTACCGGGTCCCCTCGTAGAACGAGAGGATCGAGCCGTCGCGGGCGTCCACCTCGCCGATCCAGCTGCGCGGTGCGTCGGCCTCGTCGAAGGTGAAGCGCCACGCCAGCGTGTGGGTCAGCCCTCGACCCGCCTCCGCCGCCATGAGGACGAGTTGCGGCTCCCCGACGGCGATGAGGCCCGCCGCCGCCTCGCCGACGTACGCGTCGAGGCGCTCGCGGGCGGCGGGCGCGTCGAGCTCGGGCACGCCTCCCGCCGCCGGGCGGCTCCAGTGCTCCGCACCCGCCATCACCAGGCGACCGCGAACCACGTGGAGATCGAGCCTCGCGTTCTCCACGCGCACCCCGCCCACGACCTGGCGGTAGACGATCTGCCAGTGCGCCTCCCGCAGCTGCCGGCTGGCGGCGCGATCGAGATCGAGCAGATCGGACCAGGAGCCGAAGACGTCCGCGTTGGTCTCCAGGAACGTCCGCGCGAGCCGATCGAGCTCCTCGAGCGTCGCGCCCGCCGCGGCGGGCTCCGAAAGCCACGGGATCCCGCTCCCGGAGAGGAGCGTCGGCATGCCCGTCCGCCCGTCCACGTGGACGGACCAGTCGCCCGCATGGCGCTCGCGGAACCGCCGCCAGCGCGAGCGCAGCGCGTCGGACGGTGCCAGGTCGTCCACGTCGCGGGGGTGCGTCGAGATCGACCCGC
This is a stretch of genomic DNA from Candidatus Polarisedimenticolaceae bacterium. It encodes these proteins:
- a CDS encoding proprotein convertase P-domain-containing protein, whose product is MKRLLAATILLTTFAAALAASDRREPSPLDDRVRHREGGSISTHPRDVDDLAPSDALRSRWRRFRERHAGDWSVHVDGRTGMPTLLSGSGIPWLSEPAAAGATLEELDRLARTFLETNADVFGSWSDLLDLDRAASRQLREAHWQIVYRQVVGGVRVENARLDLHVVRGRLVMAGAEHWSRPAAGGVPELDAPAARERLDAYVGEAAAGLIAVGEPQLVLMAAEAGRGLTHTLAWRFTFDEADAPRSWIGEVDARDGSILSFYEGTRYGSVRGGVFPLSPDGDCTNGGCEAAEMPMPYADATEAGQAEQFGDAYGNLVCVEPAGATETNLVGRYIRIVDACGALTQTATCGGGLTLGTKAGENCAVAPGASPGNTAATRTAFYHMNRVAQIARFYDPANVWLNGTLTVNVNVTQSCNANWTGTVVNMFRAGSNCNNTGENAGILVHEWGHGYDQNDGGGVDKPSEAYSDIVNILATRASCQGHGTYNDGSTCSGYGDACLTCTGFREFDWNQRQSRTPATPANFAFARCSQDFSSFSGPCKREPHCESYVSSEAIYDLATRDLPAAGLDQASAWQLVDRLWYATRPGSGGNAYTCSASASDSCLATSWYQRMRVADDDDGNLANGTPHAAALFAAFKRHEIACGLASDTRNQNHTSCPALAAPVVTKTVSPAGVELAWGPVSGAASYRVFRGELGCGRQQVPIATRTSAQTSYLDDSADSSAVRHYRVQAFGSNGACFSPVSNCVGAPAGGRLRQTAHRVIDGGNTTPEPGETIELAATLLNEGAEAALSPVASVSVVAPAHVRVLNPTATWPTIAASATAESVAPQARLVILPEAQCGQTLTVDLAGAASNSPSFGSRIAIPMGNPNRDYTQEDIVIVPPLTTTPAVAQFVIADDRPIAELDLSVDIFHQDPTQLVVSLTSPQGTTVRLHDRGPAVGNGIVTRYDRDTAPSGPGSMADFVGQSTLGTWTLSVEDLDGSGITTDGYIRPRTLHVTARGAYGCDVQGCADPVPAAAPALQVQKVDDGSQLDLVFSWSAVAGAGYHVLQSTGPTFASDVTLLANPATATTFTLQDGVNTTPALTFFQVKAVNSCHHEGP